A window of Desulfuromonadales bacterium contains these coding sequences:
- a CDS encoding AzlD domain-containing protein, with amino-acid sequence MTFGAYLLLVAGMGVVTYLPRWLPLLTLSRRRLPQWLIDWLGLIPVALLSALVAPALLADATTRTLQLGRPELLVAVPTFLFALKTKSLGGTVLVGMLLYWLVRQAGI; translated from the coding sequence ATGACTTTCGGCGCCTACCTGTTGCTCGTCGCCGGCATGGGGGTGGTCACCTATCTGCCTCGCTGGCTTCCACTGCTAACCCTCTCCCGGCGGCGCCTCCCCCAGTGGCTCATCGACTGGCTCGGCCTGATTCCGGTCGCCCTTCTCAGCGCCCTGGTCGCGCCTGCTCTCCTAGCCGACGCAACGACCCGCACCCTGCAGCTTGGCCGGCCAGAGCTGCTGGTAGCGGTACCAACCTTTCTCTTCGCTCTCAAGACCAAGTCGCTGGGCGGGACGGTCCTGGTCGGAATGCTCCTTTACTGGCTGGTGCGGCAGGCTGGAATCTAA
- a CDS encoding Rrf2 family transcriptional regulator — protein MISKKTKYGLQALLLLAREYGQGPLLISDLAQRERIPKKFLEYILLQLKNAGVLQSRKGKGGGYSLATSPTEISVGRAIRILEGPLAPVACVSETAYQRCTECFDEATCGIRLVMKDVRDAMADILDHTTLQDMLQRSKDEARKQAGVVDFQI, from the coding sequence ATGATTTCAAAGAAAACGAAATACGGATTGCAAGCACTGCTCCTCCTGGCCCGTGAATACGGTCAGGGGCCGCTGCTGATCTCCGACCTGGCCCAGCGGGAGCGGATTCCGAAGAAGTTCCTGGAGTACATCCTGCTCCAGCTCAAGAACGCCGGCGTGCTGCAGAGCCGCAAGGGGAAGGGGGGCGGCTACTCACTGGCCACGTCGCCGACCGAAATCAGCGTCGGGCGAGCCATCCGCATCCTTGAAGGGCCCTTGGCGCCGGTCGCCTGCGTCAGCGAAACCGCCTATCAACGATGTACCGAGTGCTTCGATGAGGCGACCTGCGGCATCCGTCTGGTGATGAAGGATGTACGCGACGCCATGGCCGATATTCTCGATCACACCACGCTGCAGGACATGCTGCAGCGCTCCAAGGATGAAGCAAGGAAGCAGGCAGGCGTTGTCGA